One part of the Rutidosis leptorrhynchoides isolate AG116_Rl617_1_P2 chromosome 1, CSIRO_AGI_Rlap_v1, whole genome shotgun sequence genome encodes these proteins:
- the LOC139882219 gene encoding GDSL esterase/lipase CPRD49-like, whose protein sequence is MVGPRRPQFVLFGSSIVQVSFGYQGWGAILAHSYARKVDIFIRGYVNWNSRQAVQVLDQVFPQDDAIQPSLVIVYFGGNDSESPRIDGLSPHVPLSEYVENMRKIAIHLQNLSDKPRILFLTAPPVNEARVLEVYSNDGRKNELCKKYADACEELCREMEITVINLYNLITKQDDWMTTCFVDGMHLSATGSTIVADEIQKILSETNWKPSLHWESLPTEFS, encoded by the exons ATGGTTGGACCAAGAAGGCCACAGTTTGTGTTGTTCGGTTCCTCCATCGTTCAAGTTAGTTTTGGGTATCAAGGTTGGGGTGCGATCCTTGCACACAGTTATGCCCGTAAG GTAGACATATTTATTCGAGGTTATGTTAATTGGAACTCCAGACAAGCAGTACAAGTTTTAGATCAAGTGTTTCCACAG GATGATGCAATACAACCATCTTTGGTGATAGTTTATTTTGGAGGTAACGATTCAGAGAGCCCTCGTATAGATGGCCTTAGTCCTCATGTACCTCTTTCTGAGTACGTCGAAAACATGAGGAAGATTGCAATCCATCTCCAG AACCTTTCAGATAAGCCTCGCATACTATTTCTAACTGCTCCTCCAGTAAACGAGGCTCGGGTGCTAGAAGTTTACAG TAACGATGGTCGCAAAAATGAACTGTGCAAAAAATATGCGGATGCTTGTGAAGAATTGTGTCGAGAGATGGAGATTACAGTTATTAATCTGTATAACTTAATTACTAAGCAAGATGATTGGATGACAACATGCTTTGT CGATGGGATGCACTTATCAGCTACGGGAAGCACTATAGTGGCAGATGAGATACAAAAAATCCTTTCTGAAACCAATTGGAAACCAAGTTTGCATTGGGAGTCTTTGCCTACAGAGTTTTCTTAG